In Procambarus clarkii isolate CNS0578487 chromosome 13, FALCON_Pclarkii_2.0, whole genome shotgun sequence, the following are encoded in one genomic region:
- the LOC138364356 gene encoding aspartic and glutamic acid-rich protein-like produces the protein MMSVDAEDDECDAEDDECDAEDDECDAEDDDFDAEDDDFDAEDDDFDAEDDDFDAEDDDFDAEDNDFDAEDDDFDAEDDDFDAEDDDFDAEDDDFDAEDDDFDAEDDDFDAEDDDFDAEDDDFDAEDDDFDAEDDDFDAEDDDFDAEDDDFDAEDDDFDAEDDDFDATASH, from the coding sequence ATGATGAGTGTTGATGCTGAAGATGATGAGTGTGATGCTGAAGATGATGAGTGTGATGCTGAAGATGATGAGTGTGATGCTGAAGATGATGATTTTGATGCTGAAGATGATGATTTTGATGCTGAAGATGATGATTTTGATGCTGAAGATGATGATTTTGATGCTGAAGATGATGATTTTGATGCTGAAGATAATGATTTTGATGCTGAAGATGATGATTTTGATGCTGAAGATGATGATTTTGATGCTGAAGATGATGATTTTGATGCTGAAGATGATGATTTTGATGCTGAAGATGATGATTTTGATGCTGAAGATGATGATTTTGATGCTGAAGATGATGATTTTGATGCTGAAGATGATGATTTTGATGCTGAAGATGATGATTTTGATGCTGAAGATGATGATTTTGATGCTGAAGATGATGATTTTGATGCTGAAGATGATGATTTTGATGCTGAAGATGATGATTTTGATGCTGAAGATGATGATTTTGATGCTACAGCGTCACATTAA